CATGGGACCCGAAGGTCAGCGACGATCCGGAAGATCCGAGCTTCAGCATGAGCGTGGGCGGCAAGGCGTTCTATGTGGTGGGGCTGCATCCGGGCGCATCGCGGCCCGCCCGGCGTCTCGCCCATCCGGCGCTGGTCTTCAACTTGCACGAACAGTTCGAGTACCTCCGCTCGCAAGGACGATACGAACGCCTGAAAAGCGCTATCGTCGAGCGCGATATCGCGCTGAACGGCTCAGCCAACCCCATGCTCGCCGTGCATGGCTCCAGTTCGGAAGCGATCCAGTACAGTGGGCGTCACGTCGTCGGCGAGTGGCATTGCCCCTTCCGACCCCATCGGGAGAAGGCTGCATGAACCTGAAGACCATCCCACCGCGTAGCGGTGTCGCCTTCCGGTTGAAGGAAGGCCAACGATTGACGGTGATCGATCCGGAGGGTGAGCAGGTCAGCGACCTCGTCGCGTTTCATGCCCACGACTCCAAAGAATGGCTATCCAGCGGACGTTCGCTCGACTATGCGTCGAAGCTGTTCTTGACCACCGGTGACGTTCTGTACTCCAACCGCAGTTCCCCGATGCTCGTCATCGAACGCGACGACGTGGGGCGGCACGACTTCCTCCTGGCGCCGTGTTCGAAAGAAATGTTCGCGAAGCTTTACGGACATGCCGAGCCCCATCGGGGCTGCTTCGGCAACCTCGCGGAGGCGCTGGGCCCCTTTGGCATCGATCCAGACCACATCCCGACGGCATTCAACGTCTTCATGAACGTGCAGGTCGATGGACAAAGCGGCCGGTTGTCGGTGGAGCCACCTTTGAGCAAGCCGGGCGACAGCACCACGTTCGTGGCGCAGATGGATCTTGTGGTCGCGTTGACGGCCTGTTCCGCGGGCCTGTCGAACAACTTCCGTTTCAAGCCGATCCAATACCGCGTCGATTGAAGCGGTCACGGGCCCATCGACCGCCACTCAACGTCCTGGCGCCGCCGGAGGCGTCGAACCCGGGCGCGTCCCCGCGTCGTCGATGGCACGGTGTCCATAACTGAATATTCGCGTCGCGCGCCAGCCGTCGGGCGTTCGGTGCCAGACGATCATGAATTTCGCCTGGCCGAAGCACGTGTCGGATCGCAGATCGCAGAAATCCTGCTGGCCCTCTTCGATCGCACCGTACCCTTCGATGGGATAGACCTCCATCGTGCCGGGGATGAGCTTTCGGCGGTAATGTCCGCAGACGTTCTGGCGGGTCTTGTCGATGTAGTCCTTCCGGGTCCAGCTGACGCCGCCCTTGTCGTGGTAGAACTCGACGTCGGCATCCATGAAGCTGGCGTGCTTTTCCAGTTGCCCGGCGACGTCGCAACGGTTGAAGGCCCCGAAGAACTCGGTATCCAACGCCGTGACGGTGTGAAAGAGGTTGGCCGGGTCCTCTTTCGCTTTTTGGCCCGGCTGTTCGGCATGAACTCCCGCCGAGGCCAGGGCGAGCGTTGCGCAGGTCCGCAAGCAAAGGGCTTTCATGGCATTTCCTCGATGGAGGTCGTTGCTTGGCCGACGTTAGGGAATGCGGCGTCGCTTGCCATGAGTCATTGGTCATGTGTCGTTTCGACGTCGCCCCGGGGTCGACCCGGGGCGACCTTTTCCTCCTTCGGCTTGCTCAGGATGAGCTCGCCATGGCTTCGGCTTCCTCCTCACTGGATTGCTTGAGGTCCTGCAGGATGTTGTCCGCCGCCTGGAAGGCGAGCGCGGCGATGGTCAGCGTGGGATTGCCGGTGGCGACCGTCGGGAAGACGCCGCTGCCCACCATGTACAGGTTGGCGTGATCCCAGGATTGCTGCCTCGGGTTCAGCACGGAGTTGGTCTTCTCGTCGCCGATACGATACGTGCCGACGATGTGCCCCGCGCCGTAGAAGGTGAAGTTGTTTCCCTTGTACTGAAAGTTGGTCGCGGTGACTTCGTTCGGTGCGCCGTAGAGCACCGGGTCGGGCGGCGGGATGGTGTATTCGGTGGCTCCGATGGCGTTGAAGATCTCCGTCGAGACGGCCTTGGCGGAAACGAACGCCTCGCGCTCGTAATCGTTGCGTATGCGATACGTCACCAGGGGGCGGGGCAGTCCGAGATGGTCGGTTTCCGTCGGCGACAGCTGCACCCGGTTGTCCGGATCGGGAAGCTGCTCGATCAGGTAACCCAGGCGAATCTGCCGGATGTATACCCCGTTGAGCGTGTCGACCAGCTGCTGCCCGAAGAGCTGGCTGTTCGCCGGCAGCGACGGATTGAAGCGCAAGGGCTGCCCTTGCTGGTTGACCGAGTTGCCGTTGAGCTGGCTCGCGTTCTGGCCGAACACGAAATCCGCGAGCGTGGTGTACGGGTCGTTGGCCGCCCACTGCCAGCCCTCGTTGCCTATCTCGATGCGATACGCGGACCGGTTCTTGCGGAAGGCGCCATCGCGCAGCGACTCGTAGCCCGACGTGGACAGGGGGC
This window of the Luteibacter aegosomatis genome carries:
- the gntA gene encoding guanitoxin biosynthesis heme-dependent pre-guanitoxin N-hydroxylase GntA; amino-acid sequence: MYSDSEKKALDEFEAHLSGPSFPCFAGQTALQRDLVTHVFAGPMVCPADDAKAAKAIAAFAGRDKAEHTFASLVVHFTDTAAMPEESFERLLFARLQGIHDADAPHHAWDPKVSDDPEDPSFSMSVGGKAFYVVGLHPGASRPARRLAHPALVFNLHEQFEYLRSQGRYERLKSAIVERDIALNGSANPMLAVHGSSSEAIQYSGRHVVGEWHCPFRPHREKAA
- a CDS encoding DUF1989 domain-containing protein, translated to MIDPEGEQVSDLVAFHAHDSKEWLSSGRSLDYASKLFLTTGDVLYSNRSSPMLVIERDDVGRHDFLLAPCSKEMFAKLYGHAEPHRGCFGNLAEALGPFGIDPDHIPTAFNVFMNVQVDGQSGRLSVEPPLSKPGDSTTFVAQMDLVVALTACSAGLSNNFRFKPIQYRVD
- a CDS encoding nuclear transport factor 2 family protein, producing the protein MKALCLRTCATLALASAGVHAEQPGQKAKEDPANLFHTVTALDTEFFGAFNRCDVAGQLEKHASFMDADVEFYHDKGGVSWTRKDYIDKTRQNVCGHYRRKLIPGTMEVYPIEGYGAIEEGQQDFCDLRSDTCFGQAKFMIVWHRTPDGWRATRIFSYGHRAIDDAGTRPGSTPPAAPGR